caaccaaagcctacacaacgccaaaaaacataacttcgtgcccacataaacacgaaaatatcgatagCAAGGTAAACAAACATTGTAACGCTCCCAAGGCTGTGACCCcagctgagctcacacaataacctgtaactcgatcacttcgtatgtCACATACAAACGCGCATACTTAAACGACAGAATAAAAACGTTGTAGTAACACAGcatcacctgtcagcgccatcattcattcgtgacacctaatcaaagtaattaaacatgcacatattatgacgatttCAAAATTTGCATAACCATAAACAAAGTAACAACATATCTGTCAAATACATAACACCACAGGTAAGAAATTTCAAATTGTCTCAAAAACAACCATTACAAGCCCATTCAGGGCTATACACGGCACACAGGCCGGAAACTTCTAATCAAGAATGGCTAGAACCAGCACCTCCTGCACCACCATCGCCATCATCTCCCAAAGCTTTCTTCAGTAAAGCTACTCCATCCGCTTTATGAGCCAACTTCCCAGCGGCTCGAACAACAGCAAAATCAAGCATCGAAAATTCTTGGCGCTTAGCAGCATAAGCACCCTCACAATCCTCTTTAAACAACTCAAAGTGGTAATCCTTCTCATTGTTTACAGCAGCACACCTACCTTCAGCATACCCATACTTGCGCCCACTATTATAGCCTGCCCCACCCAACTCAAACATATAGCGGGCAAGCTCAGGAGAATGCAAGATACGATCAGCAAGCTGCATGAAAAACAAAGTCGAGCAAGATAGCAGAAATGAGTAcacaaaagtaaaaataaaaaggaagACAGCAACAGAGCAAGCAAGGAACATTACCAATGGAACGCCACGGGATAGCAACCACCTACTATCAGCTGAAGCTTCCTCAGCAAGTAGCTCAGACGCACGGCACTCAGCCGTCTTCTCATCAAGAAGACGCTGAGCAACCTCACATTCTGAAGCCTTCTCCTGCACAAGAAGTTCCAGCTTATCGATCCGCGCAACAtactccttctctttcttctccGCAGCAAGACGCGCCTGATGAGCCTCTTCAGCAAGGGCCGTCTTCTCACCAGACAGCCGCACAATAGCATCACGCTGCGACTGCATCTCCGTATTCGTACGAGCACATGCAGATTCCCAATCCTTTTGTTTTTGCTCATTTAACTGCTTCTGCTCCTCGAGCTTCCGCTCAGCCTCGGCAACCCGCCATTGCAAACCTTTTTGCTCTGAGTTAAATTTTTCTCTCTCCTCAGAAAACGCCTTCTTAGCCTCTTCAAACGCCATAGTTTCTTCTCCCATAGATCGCCATTCGCGAAGAATCTCCTGAGAAGTGGCAAAGAAGTTAACCCCAGCCGTAACATGATCATCTATAAGGGCAAAGCGGCTGCGGTTTTTCTGAAACATTCTCTCAGCAGGAGGAAGGGACAAAGAGAAAAACTCCTGACAATTCTGCAAGTCAGTCATTCGAGAACCCTGAGTAAGGCTCCAACGAGGGGCATGAGGCATATCATCGCAAGCCGGATTGCCCCATGAATCATCAGGAACACGTTCAAAGTGCGAATCCCGCACGGTGCCAGAAGTAGCCCCACCCCAACCAGGAGGACGTTTTGTGTAAATGGTTTGTTGCGGAGTAGTCTCACTAGACTCCATCTCCACTTCAACACCTTTACCCTTATCGACTCCAGCAACATCACCTCCGGCACCATCACCTCCAGCAGCGTCACCTCCCTCAAAAATACCTTCAACAAACCCTTCACCGCCCCTCACAGTGGCATCAGCACCATCTCGAGGAGGAGTCAAGCCAACAGCCCTCGAAGGAGGAGAAGTAGGTGGAGTAATCTGAGAAATATCCACCGGTCGCGGCTTCTTGCTAGTCTTGGATGCTGCCATAAAACTACAATTAATAAAAAGACCCAAAGAAAAGATACCAGAAACATACACGGAAACTAAGTTACCAGGGCGGGGAGCAGAGGCAGCAAATATCTCCTCCAACAAGTTCCCTCGACCCCCACTAAACACACCCAAATCAACTTCAGATTCAGAAGGGGCTGGGGGGCATCCTTCTGAAGCTTGGCCCTCTTGGCCGCAAGAAGGGCAGCAGCTTGTTCATCAAGATGACGCTTATGATCATCAAGAGCTTTCTTCTTCATATGCTCAGTCAAAGTGGCCTTATCATCAGGATCTGACCCCTGACGCACCTCCCCAGGGCCTAGGCCAGACAATGTATCAGACACTACCACATAATCTAGATATGGAAGAGTAGAAGGTGGCTTACGAGAAGATCTAGCAGCTCCGCTTTCTTTCTTCTCTTCCCTCCTTCCAGACCTATCAGTCCGTGCCTTCTTTCTCGTCTCTAACTGGGAAGACGGATCAACAGAGGCTtccgcatcatcatcatcctcaacaaATTCATGTACCGGCTTAGCAACACCACCAGgcgcggtacctgcacgcgcggaATGAGATATTAGATCTTCAACATCCCGGTCAGAACTTCCACTAGAAAGGATAACGACTTCCTCTCGACCGGAGTCAACAAAGTCATCCCAATCATCCTCACCAAGAACTTCATTCGCGTATCTGCTCAAACTAGCGTCGGTAGGATGCAGGAAACGGTCCCGTATCTGTTCCAACCACGTTGGATTCCCATCAGCCTGGATAGCCTCAACCATGGCACCCGCGGATTTAGGGTCCAAGGCATTTAACAAACTGTAACCAACtgcaaaatggcaacaaaataaGGACACATAGTAAACATAGAGGGAAATAACCAAAGGGTAAGACACGAAAGAACAATACATTTGCCTTTATGGCTATACGCAGGCTGACCCAGCGGATGTTTGGGCACCCACAGTAAACTCATCCCTGCACCAACCAAAGCCATCTCATCCAGTTGAGAAATCGCAGTCGGCTTCGCAGTTATCTTCCCATACCATTCTTGAGCAGCATAATCTGGCAACACATCCACTTTAGGGACCCCTTGACCAACCTGCCTATATGACATATCCGTGGGAATCACACCACGGCGAATGTAAAAAAACTTCTGTTTCCAATCATGAATGCCCTTTATCGGCACCGAACACACCTGAGCAACTCCCATCCTAGCCTGAAAAGAGTAAAACCCGCTGGAATACGAAACGCTGTAGATAGCGTTGAACATCTCAAACGTAGGCTCAACACGGTACGACCTACAGACAAATTCGAAATGGGTAATCCGAGGGAGCCCAATCGCATTTATCTGAGAAATATGGAGCCCATAACCCCTCAAAACAGCAGTGAACTTCGTAATCGGCAACCTAAAATTGCCTTCCCGGAAAAAAGCAGCATACAACGTGATAAAACCCGGAGGGGCATCCAATGCAGTGGATCCAGAAGGAGGATAACGAGCTCCCCACTCAGGACGAAAGTTATGTCCCCTCACAAGCATCTGAAATTCCTCCTCCTTCCAGTTAATCACAGCCTGGTCTGGACCAGGAGGAGCCCTACCTCTATGCTTCCTTTTCTTCTGAGTTGGATTCTTATCAGCCATGATAAGGgtcaagaagaagatgatttgAGAATGTGAAAGATAGAACAAACAagaagaagatagagagaaatCGCACTTAGAATTCGAAAGTAAGGGAAGAAAGAGATAACCGCCccatatttatacccatcgcatttaatgcgatgggtagtggaaCGTCAGGGAACAGAAAAAGCGCCCAATAGATGACTGACACGTCATAGGAGATAGAAGACGTCGGCTCGtttttcgggaagcatgggcgACAGGGTCTGCTGATGTGACAGAAAGTCACTGCAAAAGCAACTGTTCGCCTCCGAAAAGACAGGGACGTCAGACGGTCACACCAAACACTTCCCCATAACCACCAAACTTCCAACAGAAGGAAGCACAagagagccaaaacccatgcggcatgcgtccatttggctcactttttaaaGAGagtcaaaacccatgcggcatgcgtccatttggctcattttttcaaaaggccaaaacccatgcggcatgcgtccatttggctcactttttcaagagAGTCagaacccatgcggcatgcgtccactTGGGTCATTTTttcaaaaggccaaaacccatgcggcatgcgtccatttggctcactttttcaagagAGTCagaacccatgcggcatgcgtccatttggctcattttttcaaaaggccaaaacccatgcggcatgcgtccatttggctcactttttcaagagAGTCagaacccatgcggcatgcgtccacttggctcattttttcaaaaggccaaaacccatgcggcatgcgtccatttggctcactttttcaagagAGTCagaacccatgcggcatgcgtccatttggctcattttttcaaaaggccaaaacccatgcggtatgcgtccatttggctcactttttcaagagAGTCagaacccatgcggcatgcgtccatttggctcattttttcaaaaggccaaaacctatgcggcatgcgtccatttggctcactttttcaagagAGTCagaacccatgcggcatgcgtccatttggctcattattttcaaagggccaaaacccatgcggcacgcgtccacttggctcacttTATATTCACCAACTTCAACGCGATGCATAGAAATCacaactctcataagtccagaatccctcctagacgatcaactcaactagaaggcacactggactggggggacttgaagaggtatggtcccaattccctgcctacatggcagggaccacaccactctTTGTGCACACAAGGCGTCCATGTCACCAGAAccttctagaagcttccagaagacaCCTAGGCGGTTCACggctggcaccaaagatgctttacccaacataaaggacaacacatGTCACCATTGACAgaaggccacataggcctgcggcaATCCAGGGAGCAGGGCTGACGCGACCAGTACGAGGTACCCAACACAAGCGAATAcaaggacgccacgtgtaccactacacccttcgcgacagagcagaccaagaggatattccccttggtcggacagctggcgcgcacccacagctggcacagctgcttcctccttcttcaccctccggctataaataggacccttcatcattcaggttgagGATCTTAgctctctttactcactctatacacacactgttttattcatctcagagcagtacttattctcacgccggagcctggttaagagggaaaatccccttccccctcttaacgagactaacggtgtttactgttttgcagatatCAGGCCACCGATACGAgcaagagaagaggttgaaccccataagtgaaacgaccctcttggttatccttgtgttaaccattgtttcaacatACCCTTTTGACCATCAAACTTAGTTTCTTAACATCCTCACATATTCCAACCCATATCAAAGCTTGTCGGAACATTATAATTCACATAATTACTTACTATGTTCCTAATCAATACATTGAATAGATATTTTACAAAAaggggtgtaagctttacttacttCAAATCCAAATATGCTTCCCGTGCGCATAAGTCCCgattgacccgcttctttcccaagcttccTTGCCGCTTACCAAGCATCACTATCATATATCATTCTTATGATAGTTAGTTTATTCATCATTCGTCACAACCCTTTCATCACACGGACCTTATATGGAACTTGTCATTCAACCTTATAACATGCTAATCTATCATTTCTTATCTGATTTCTTTAAACATTCACACACATGTATGATTtcaaacatcattaacataaGTAATTCATAATTTTACATCACATTATCTAAAACGCACTTCTCACGTTAGTTAACTATCAAATATCTCATTATTACATTCTATACCTAATCACCACattcttgcatacaatttcacctTCTAGTTTTACCtagtcatttcatcaaacacttggcgcgCGTACAACATTTTAAGCTCTATGTACATGTGTTTTATGCATAACCTACTAGTAAACTTCACTAAACTCAATCATTCAACTAATTTCACATGATTCATCCATCCTATAACATGATTGGCTACCAATACATTAATGATTATGCTTTCATTCAACAAAATTACACCATTACAAGATCATCATTCATCAACATACTACTAGAACAAGTGGGTTTCACCATATAAACTTCAAATTCACCCAAACCATGCATAATCGATGTTCTagatgatgattctaacacatgctcataatcaatttcataccaattcgcggattagaacataacccacttcgtgcaagatcaccaatctagaatttaagacataccttatgatccccttgtgaaggtgatcgtTATTCTATGCTTGGTTATGAATTTAAGCTTCGTTTGGCCTTTCagtttgatgaaaaagatgaagttaGGGTTCTTGGTTCCATGGGAGCCTCCTGCTCCTTCTCGAACACAcgatgtgtgtgtatgtgtgtatttgttttcttttataaattcaaCTTTCATTTGCTccactttagtccctcaagtttgccATTTATAATAATTGGCACAACTCTCATCCCTTAATTgtttctaccatattcttaactaggttaaataacctagtcATTTATTCCTTGATGCACCATATCATAACATTTAAcgaatataaacattcgggttttggggtgttacaacgtGTCCCCCAtagatttactttattatatgtatatagaTTATACTCCCTTtgtcccattaaaagtgtcatattttgaattttcaaagtctttatttataaactttgactttaattatatatttttttgtgttatataaaacttgatgaaaattagcCCGATtgaaacacttgtaaaacacactcaaatcatgtaactttcatcaagtattatctaacacaaacaaaattatttaaggtcaaagtttataaataaagagtttgaaaattaaaAATAGGTCACTTTTAGTGGGATGAAGGGAGTATTAAGATTAGATTTTGATTAGATTTACGGTAAGAGTAACATTTAGCACTAAAAAATACTAAATAAAATACTTGTAGAATAAGCTACCAAATTAGAATCTAATTCATATGTTAAGGTTGGTGGGTGTGGTATAAAGCtgctaggggctttatcacgtcACATCCGTGTCGTGTCACATAGGGGGCTTTAAAGTCACTAcctttaacttgcatgcaatggtttaaagccccctattaaataaaaaaataaagaaaaaaagatATTATTGGTTGAAAAAAATGGACCCCACCTGCTTTTGCCTTTAACACTCGTTACTAGGCTGGCAACAATGCCATAACGCCCCCTCAACGACGGACATGGGGTGAGGAGGGGTGCCAGAGGGCGCCATTTTTGATGAGGTGACAGGGTGGCGCGAAGCCCCGTCCTAACATTTGAAAACAATTCAAACAAGTTGACCTTTTACTTGGCTAGCACTCCAAGCCTATTTtaagtttgaattttgaaaatttcaGTATCAATTTTCCAACACAATAAACATCATTATTAtgataaaagttatatatatttaaaagcTATATAAATTTAATCTTAAATTCTGTTTCGAAATTTTGTTTATTGTCTCTAGAGCATTCGAATGCAATATTAATATAAACCCTAAAAAAAAGATTCTAATCACCGAATCATATGAATTAAGATAATACTTCAGTCCTAAGTTTCCATATATCTATCACCTTTCTCcctacacatacacacacacactgcTTGTATGTAACTATATATACATCCGATTAACTTCAAATCTTACAATCGAAAATAGACCATGCCTAGAAATAGAATTCATCCCCAGCTTCCATATGAAATCATACAGTCTGAGGTGCTACCAAGACTTCCAGCCAAGTCGATAGGTCGTTTCCGATGCGTTTGTAAAGCATGGAATTCCTTCTTATCGACGCCTGACTTTGCCCGGATGCACCTCCCCTATCAAACCAATCATAAACTTCTTCTTCTTGATCATCACGCATCCCCAACTTTTCGTACGCTCGATTGTGAACAACCCATGAGCCAAGATTCAATCACCACTACCCTTCCTATTCCATTCGAAGGACACATGTCGATTTTAGCAAGCTTGGATGGGTTGGTATGTGTAGCCTTGAGGGAAACTCGAGAGTTAGCCTTTTGGAATCCAGTGACGGGTGCCTACAACAAGTTCCACACTAGTTTCTACAATGATATGTTTAATGGCGCGTTTGCTTTATATATCGACTCTTCTAACGATTACAAACTTGTACATATAGTTTCCGAGGGTGCTTTTATCTACTCGCGGAGATTAGACTCATGGAGAAAGATTAATCATCCGTCTTTAGATATTAGCGAACTTATATCGAATTACGATTGGTCGCTGGCTACTTTCTTTGAGGGAAAAGTTTATTTCAGATTGTTAAATAGGAGTCTACTTACAACAGTTACAAGTGAAAGGTGCATCATCAGTTTTGATGTAGAGTCTGAAAAGTTTAAGGAAATATTATGTCCATGCAGTGAAGGTTACGGTGCGAGTTTAGTGGTTCTCAATGACTGCATTCACTTGGGGGTGGTTGATGATGATGGTTTGAAGTGTGATTTGTGGAGGATGGATGGTGATGGGTGGATAAAAGTGGCGGCATTCTCGCACTCGCATAAGTTTAGTGAGTGGTTGATATGGAGGGATATACATATCAAGAAGAATGGGAATTTGCTTGCGATTTGGGAGGACAATGATTCTTTTAAGAATGTAGATATGGAAGACTTGTTAACAGACTTTTATTACGTTGGTCGTGGGAACTGGCCGCATGAAAATCTAGGAGCGATATACATTGAGACCCTTGTGTCGCCAAATCCCTAACAAATTCAAGTGATGTGAGGATCAAAGATAATGTCAATCGATCCGGTCCAGGTGAAGAAACTATAGCAGTACTATACTCGATTTAAATTTCCAAATTTAtagtatagttttttttttttttaagtttttttttttttctaaaactatggTGTTTATAGAAGTTAGTTGTGTTTGGAAAAAAACTGAAAGATGTAGATTTACTTTAAAAATGTCCACACATTGGGGTTGTTCCGTTGtcttttactttttattttttactttctTATGTATTACAATTTTAACCACTAGCACAAGTTTGACATCTTTATGTGTATATACATTATGGCTTTTATAACTTATCTAGCAGCTAATTTTGAATGTTTTACGGAGAACACACGAAAGCTTTGGAATATTATTTTCGAGCGCTCGAACGAAACCCATTCTTACCACAAGCTTTTAATAATATTGCCGTGATCCACTTATATTCACCATGGCGCACACATATATAGGCTCAACCCATGTTAATTAGTACCCGTAAGGTTTCTGAAACTTACAACATTCAAACTACATGTACATGTTAACGCACAATTTGACATTTTTGCTTCATTGTATATAAACCGGAAATTTTTAAGGAAAACAACAAATGATAAAGAAATAGCAATAAACATATAATGACATATTCTAATTCAAAATTTCAAAGCAAAAGATTTAGAGATTTCATGCATAAAGATATATAGTTCATTATAAGAGTTGttaaataaaatgacaaaatcaTGTTTAAGATTCAAAGAAGCTTAACAGATGCATGTTAAAACAATGACAACATTCATGCTTAAGATTCAGAGAAGCATATCAACTTTATACCCGTCTGTTGTCCCTTTAGAGAATATAAATTTAGCTTCACGTGCATTATACCTGACCAGGGTTGGCTCAAGCCATTTAAGGGCCTTGAACTTTTAAGGGGGGATATTTATAAAAAGAATGATGAGTTTGACCCGTATACTAAAAATGATAAGTTTGACTCGTTTATTAAAgagtgtgcctattggcacactaaagtgcctattggcacaccaaaccctagcaaaatttaaggtttatctacgctgcgtattggtcaatacgcagcgtattgggttaaccctatacgctgcgtattgaccactACGAAGCGTAGATAAACCCTAGATCTcagtgcctgataaccaatcattgcacagaaaacaaggtttgTCTATGATGCGTATTGATCCATACGCATCGTATTGTCTTTTACACAAATGGTCCCTCTTTTTTGATAtgtttacaatttggtccctgaTCTTTCCATTTTTACAGTATAGGTCCCTGATGTTTCATAGATTGGCACAAATGATCCCTGTCAGGGACTATTTCTGTAAAAACTGAAACTGATGGACTAATTTTGTACACCAGTTaacaatacgctgcgtattggtcaatacgcagcgtatataaaacaTCTGGAAAAATGGGGTCATTTGGGTGGGTTTGAAGTATCAAAAGTTTACCAGttttatatacgttgcgtattgaccaatacgcagcgtatatgacCTTCCTTATACGCTgagtattgaccaatacgcagcgtatttgtTAACTGGTGTACAAAATTAGTCCCTCAGTTTCAGTTTTTACAAAAATAGTCCCTGACAGGGACCATTTGTGCCAATCTATGAAACATCAGGGACCTACATATattttcgacgctcgttagggacatacgcgccttacggttcgacttcgactaaataataaaaaaaatatatattttaacgacgaacttagtttcgacgctcgttaggaccgtacgcgccttacgtgcgtcgaaactaagttcgtcgttaaattatattttttttattatttagtcgaagtcgaaccgtaaggcgcgtaggtccctaacgagcgtcgaaactaagtccgtcgttaaaatataaaacgacgaacttagtttcgacgctcgttaaggacctacgcgccttacggttcgacttcgactaaataataaaaaaaatatatattttaacgacgaacttagtttcgacgctcgttagggacctacgcgccttacggttcgacttcgactaaataatcaaaaaaatatatattttaacgacgaacttagtttcgacgctcgttaggaccgtacgcgccttacgagcgtcgaaactaagttcgtcgttaaaatatatatttttttattatttagtcgaagtcgaaccgtaaggcgcgtaggtccctaacgagcgtcgaaactaagttcgtcgttttatattttaacgacgaactttgtttcgacgctcgttagggacctacgcgcctt
The sequence above is drawn from the Helianthus annuus cultivar XRQ/B chromosome 12, HanXRQr2.0-SUNRISE, whole genome shotgun sequence genome and encodes:
- the LOC110892331 gene encoding F-box/kelch-repeat protein At3g06240; the protein is MSQDSITTTLPIPFEGHMSILASLDGLVCVALRETRELAFWNPVTGAYNKFHTSFYNDMFNGAFALYIDSSNDYKLVHIVSEGAFIYSRRLDSWRKINHPSLDISELISNYDWSLATFFEGKVYFRLLNRSLLTTVTSERCIISFDVESEKFKEILCPCSEGYGASLVVLNDCIHLGVVDDDGLKCDLWRMDGDGWIKVAAFSHSHKFSEWLIWRDIHIKKNGNLLAIWEDNDSFKNVDMEDLLTDFYYVGRGNWPHENLGAIYIETLVSPNP